In Candidatus Baltobacteraceae bacterium, one genomic interval encodes:
- the dacB gene encoding D-alanyl-D-alanine carboxypeptidase/D-alanyl-D-alanine-endopeptidase has translation MTSRFVRALPAILAALLATSNATAFAATAPSPLARRVAQIVGRPELRHTQIGVAFYDLDSKRLVYGLNERKYFLAASTTKTLTEGTALALLGGDFRFTTPVYRTGPIGADGTLDGDLVLKAGGDPDLSNRIEPNATLAFENEDHSYDGSPDTKAVPGDPLQVLRELARAIAAKGIKRVSGRVVVDSTLFPEGAHEAGTGVVVSPIVVNDNIVDVTVTPGAKAGDPVSIAVSPQTAYVRFVNRATTAAAGSDRTIDLSDDVADANGERTVTIAGTLPQASPSILYAYDVPSPRRFAEVALTEALQDAGVAIAMPGADAPADASKLAAFYTDANVVAVHTSPPLREDVRITLKVSDNLHADLMPYVWAVYKAHASANYLRTAFAMEKAFLRGGGLDPQDFIQNDGLGTNAFYQPAVMVRYLEFLRAQPFFADFYDGLPILGVDGTLFNIQNGTPGAGKVHAKTGTWGAGDRLNDRSVITSKGLAGYMTTAGGRHLAFALYLNNLPVEHGKDAARTAGQVLGELANAAYSNL, from the coding sequence GTGACGAGCCGCTTCGTACGTGCCCTTCCGGCGATCCTCGCCGCCCTGCTCGCGACGTCGAACGCGACGGCGTTTGCCGCAACCGCGCCGTCGCCGCTCGCCCGGCGCGTCGCGCAGATCGTCGGCCGGCCGGAGCTGCGCCACACGCAGATCGGCGTCGCGTTCTACGATCTCGATTCCAAGCGGCTCGTCTACGGATTGAACGAGCGCAAGTATTTTCTGGCGGCGTCGACGACCAAGACGCTGACGGAAGGCACGGCGCTCGCGCTTTTGGGAGGCGATTTCCGATTTACGACGCCCGTGTACCGCACCGGTCCGATCGGCGCCGACGGCACGCTCGACGGCGATCTGGTCCTCAAAGCCGGCGGCGATCCGGATCTTTCGAATCGGATCGAGCCGAACGCAACGCTAGCCTTCGAAAACGAGGATCACTCGTACGACGGGTCGCCCGACACGAAGGCCGTTCCCGGCGATCCGCTGCAGGTGCTGCGCGAGTTGGCGCGAGCGATCGCGGCGAAAGGTATCAAACGCGTCAGCGGCCGGGTCGTCGTCGACTCGACGCTTTTTCCGGAGGGCGCGCACGAAGCCGGCACCGGCGTGGTCGTCTCACCGATCGTCGTCAACGATAACATCGTCGACGTGACCGTAACGCCCGGCGCGAAGGCCGGCGATCCGGTCTCGATCGCGGTTTCCCCGCAGACGGCGTACGTGCGGTTCGTGAATCGAGCGACGACCGCGGCCGCCGGCAGCGATCGCACGATCGACCTGAGCGACGACGTTGCCGATGCAAACGGCGAGCGAACCGTGACGATCGCGGGCACCCTGCCGCAAGCGTCGCCGAGCATTCTCTATGCGTACGACGTGCCGTCGCCGCGCCGATTCGCGGAAGTGGCCCTGACCGAGGCGCTGCAGGATGCGGGCGTCGCGATCGCCATGCCCGGTGCCGACGCTCCCGCCGACGCATCGAAACTGGCCGCGTTTTATACCGACGCAAATGTGGTTGCGGTGCATACGTCGCCGCCGCTACGCGAGGACGTACGGATCACGCTCAAGGTGAGCGACAACCTACATGCGGATCTCATGCCATACGTGTGGGCCGTCTACAAAGCGCACGCGAGTGCGAACTATCTGCGCACCGCCTTTGCGATGGAGAAGGCGTTCCTGCGCGGCGGCGGCCTCGATCCGCAGGATTTCATTCAAAACGACGGTCTCGGAACCAACGCGTTCTATCAACCGGCGGTGATGGTGCGATATCTTGAGTTTCTGCGCGCGCAGCCGTTCTTCGCGGACTTTTACGACGGCTTACCGATCCTCGGCGTCGACGGCACGCTGTTCAACATTCAAAACGGCACGCCCGGGGCGGGCAAGGTGCACGCCAAGACCGGCACGTGGGGCGCCGGCGATCGCTTGAACGATCGCAGCGTCATTACGTCCAAAGGACTGGCGGGCTATATGACGACCGCCGGCGGGCGCCATCTCGCGTTCGCGCTCTATCTCAATAACTTGCCGGTCGAGCACGGAAAGGATGCGGCGCGCACCGCCGGTCAAGTGCTCGGCGAACTTGCGAACGCCGCGTACTCGAACCTCTAG
- a CDS encoding pyridoxal phosphate-dependent aminotransferase yields the protein MIASNADRFCAALSRLGSESAFEVLARARALEAQGKRVVHMEIGEPDFDTPAHIKEAGIQAIRDNYTHYSPSAGIPELRDAIAAYAGDFRGMPFARENVVVSPGAKPIIWNILSAILDPGDDFVYFDPAYPAYASCSSYLEANPIAIPLHESKNWRMDLDELERRVSNKTKAIMINSPHNPTGGVLTRSDLERIAQLAQKYDFWVIADEIYSRNFYLDSKFDSIVTIPGMAERTIIVDGFSKAYAMTGWRLGYAIMPESLAKHVTLFNNNTFSCVTTFVQVAGIAALQGPDAAVKEMNEIFRQRRDRLVNGLNAIPGVSCTMPEGAFYAFPNITKITHDDKALAAFFLTEGGVACLGGSAFGAAGQGYLRFSYAASLEDIDYALESMAKTIPKFRG from the coding sequence ATGATCGCATCCAACGCCGATCGCTTTTGCGCCGCTCTCTCGCGCCTCGGAAGCGAGAGCGCATTCGAAGTCCTCGCTCGCGCCCGCGCTCTCGAAGCGCAAGGCAAGCGGGTCGTCCACATGGAGATCGGCGAGCCCGACTTCGATACTCCCGCGCACATTAAGGAAGCCGGCATCCAAGCGATCCGCGATAACTACACGCACTATTCGCCATCGGCCGGTATCCCCGAACTGCGCGACGCGATCGCGGCCTACGCCGGCGACTTCCGCGGCATGCCGTTCGCGCGCGAAAACGTCGTCGTCTCACCGGGCGCGAAGCCGATCATTTGGAACATTCTCTCCGCGATTCTCGATCCGGGCGACGATTTCGTGTACTTCGATCCGGCGTACCCGGCGTACGCATCGTGCTCGAGCTATCTCGAAGCGAATCCAATCGCGATTCCGCTGCACGAATCCAAGAACTGGCGCATGGATCTCGACGAACTCGAGCGCCGCGTTTCGAACAAGACCAAAGCGATCATGATCAATTCGCCGCACAATCCGACCGGCGGCGTATTGACGCGCTCGGATCTCGAGCGCATCGCGCAGCTCGCGCAGAAGTACGACTTCTGGGTGATCGCCGACGAAATCTACAGCCGCAATTTCTATCTCGATTCGAAGTTCGATTCGATCGTTACGATCCCGGGAATGGCGGAGCGCACGATCATCGTCGACGGCTTTTCAAAAGCCTACGCGATGACGGGCTGGCGTTTGGGTTACGCGATCATGCCCGAATCTCTCGCCAAGCACGTGACGCTCTTCAACAATAATACGTTCTCGTGCGTGACGACGTTCGTGCAGGTTGCGGGCATCGCGGCACTGCAGGGCCCCGACGCGGCGGTCAAAGAGATGAACGAGATATTCCGGCAGCGCCGCGATCGTCTGGTCAACGGATTGAACGCGATCCCCGGCGTTTCGTGCACGATGCCCGAGGGCGCGTTCTACGCGTTTCCCAATATCACGAAGATCACGCACGACGATAAAGCGCTCGCGGCCTTCTTCCTTACCGAAGGCGGCGTCGCGTGTTTGGGCGGCTCGGCGTTCGGCGCGGCCGGTCAAGGCTACCTTCGCTTCTCGTACGCGGCGTCGCTCGAAGACATCGACTACGCGCTCGAGAGCATGGCTAAAACGATCCCGAAGTTTCGCGGCTAG
- the mrdA gene encoding penicillin-binding protein 2, producing the protein MIPYYKRRKTPWERSPLRIGAFIAVTVFALGALLFRLIQVQIVHGQEYRLEAQANQVRLIPVSAPRGLIYGRYGKVLVRSRPSFVVALIPSEVKDVASELRVLAQTIGIPAAQLEHRLLHHHGVNYTDFAQVATYEPYGPVILASDLSVAKVARISELLNDLPGVDLEAQPIRNYPYGTTASHLFGYVGAITAEEYKTLRHRGYSPNDVVGKDGLEFAYDQYLRGQPGGQRIVVDSQGQVVSAVKLPAKQPVPGDSLVTSIDWRLQSIADKALADGIKSWGHGRKLSGAAIAIDPYSGAILALAAYPNFDPNAFASDNYKKISAYLTDPAQPLFDDAIAAATPTGSTFKMVTGSGAISDGVVTPTEIVYDSGAWNCGGYIARDIASGGLGDTAFVHALAASSDGYFYQMAWRLGNKRLRKWALAYGLAQKSGIDLPGENAGNWPTNAWSMKTFGVPMEPADVCSLGIGQGAMQATPLQIANVAATVINGGTLYHPRIVWQIRDANGNVVKRYAPSVFKHVPATPQAFEAVRQGMAKVTDPGGTAYGLAIPGLHYSGKTGTVETAGGSGPNTTWFVCWAPTDRPKFAMAVFVDRSGGYGASVAAPIAQSILLKYFKKKL; encoded by the coding sequence ATGATTCCGTATTACAAGCGCCGCAAGACGCCGTGGGAGCGCTCGCCGTTACGCATCGGGGCCTTTATCGCGGTAACCGTGTTCGCGCTCGGGGCGCTCCTGTTTCGCCTGATCCAAGTGCAGATCGTTCACGGGCAAGAGTACCGGCTCGAAGCGCAAGCCAACCAAGTGCGGTTGATTCCCGTTTCGGCTCCGCGCGGGTTGATCTACGGCCGCTACGGCAAAGTGCTGGTGCGTAGCCGCCCGTCGTTCGTCGTAGCGCTCATCCCCTCGGAGGTCAAAGACGTCGCGAGCGAGTTGCGCGTGCTCGCGCAGACGATCGGCATTCCTGCGGCGCAACTCGAACATCGCTTGCTGCATCATCACGGCGTCAACTACACCGACTTCGCGCAAGTCGCGACCTACGAACCCTACGGGCCGGTGATTTTGGCGAGCGATCTTTCCGTGGCCAAAGTCGCGCGCATCTCCGAGTTGCTCAACGATCTTCCGGGCGTCGATCTCGAGGCGCAGCCGATTCGCAACTATCCGTACGGCACGACGGCCTCGCATCTCTTCGGCTACGTGGGCGCGATCACCGCGGAGGAATACAAGACGTTGCGCCACCGCGGATACTCGCCGAACGACGTGGTGGGAAAGGACGGGCTCGAGTTTGCGTACGACCAATACTTGCGCGGGCAACCCGGAGGACAGCGGATCGTCGTCGATTCCCAAGGCCAGGTGGTTTCCGCCGTCAAGCTGCCCGCGAAACAGCCGGTGCCCGGCGACAGTTTGGTAACGAGTATCGATTGGCGCCTGCAGTCGATCGCCGACAAGGCGCTTGCGGACGGGATCAAGTCGTGGGGGCACGGCCGCAAACTCTCGGGCGCGGCGATCGCGATCGATCCCTACAGCGGCGCGATTCTGGCGCTCGCCGCTTACCCGAACTTCGACCCCAACGCGTTTGCAAGCGATAACTACAAGAAGATTTCGGCCTATCTCACCGATCCCGCCCAACCGCTCTTCGACGACGCGATCGCGGCCGCCACGCCGACCGGATCGACGTTCAAGATGGTGACCGGGTCGGGCGCGATCAGCGACGGCGTGGTGACGCCGACCGAGATCGTCTACGATTCCGGCGCTTGGAACTGCGGCGGCTACATCGCGCGCGACATCGCTTCGGGCGGGCTTGGGGACACCGCGTTCGTTCACGCACTCGCCGCGTCGTCGGACGGATATTTCTACCAAATGGCCTGGCGGCTCGGCAACAAGCGTCTGCGCAAATGGGCGCTCGCATACGGACTCGCACAGAAATCCGGAATCGATCTTCCCGGGGAGAACGCCGGGAATTGGCCGACCAACGCGTGGAGCATGAAGACCTTCGGCGTCCCGATGGAGCCCGCCGACGTGTGCTCGCTCGGCATCGGCCAAGGCGCCATGCAAGCCACGCCGCTCCAAATCGCCAACGTCGCCGCCACCGTCATCAATGGCGGCACGCTCTATCATCCGCGCATCGTGTGGCAGATTCGCGATGCGAACGGGAACGTCGTCAAGCGCTACGCGCCGTCGGTTTTCAAACACGTTCCGGCAACGCCGCAAGCCTTCGAAGCCGTTCGCCAAGGCATGGCGAAGGTGACCGATCCCGGCGGCACGGCGTACGGCCTCGCGATCCCCGGATTACATTACTCCGGCAAGACCGGCACGGTAGAAACGGCCGGCGGATCGGGACCGAACACGACGTGGTTCGTCTGCTGGGCGCCGACCGATCGGCCGAAGTTCGCGATGGCCGTTTTTGTCGACCGTTCCGGCGGCTACGGCGCGAGCGTGGCCGCGCCGATCGCGCAGAGTATCTTGTTGAAGTACTTCAAGAAAAAACTGTAG
- the mreD gene encoding rod shape-determining protein MreD, which yields MSRSKPQETPFTGPVWWRAGIYLAVALLVQVELMHFFRFRDAEVSLVLVVVVWYSIRVDAKRAAVYGLLAGLGEDILAAQTGAAWTISTTITAILAGMLSRGFFADSMPLATAIVAIATLIRSLLFWIVMALEGYPPGYAALHLHQSLWQALLNAVFVAVVMLALRYRETLSAR from the coding sequence TTGTCCCGAAGTAAACCGCAGGAGACGCCCTTTACGGGTCCGGTCTGGTGGCGCGCGGGAATCTATCTCGCGGTAGCGCTGCTCGTCCAAGTCGAGTTGATGCATTTCTTCCGTTTCCGCGATGCCGAAGTGAGCTTGGTGCTGGTCGTCGTGGTCTGGTATTCGATTCGGGTGGATGCCAAGCGGGCCGCCGTCTACGGGCTGCTCGCCGGGCTCGGCGAGGATATTTTAGCGGCGCAGACCGGCGCCGCGTGGACGATCTCGACGACGATCACCGCGATACTCGCGGGCATGCTCTCGCGCGGATTCTTCGCCGACTCGATGCCGCTCGCGACGGCGATCGTTGCCATCGCGACGCTGATTCGCAGTCTGCTGTTTTGGATCGTGATGGCGCTCGAGGGCTATCCGCCCGGGTATGCGGCGCTGCACTTGCACCAGAGCCTGTGGCAGGCACTGCTCAACGCCGTCTTTGTGGCGGTAGTGATGCTCGCGCTGCGATATCGCGAAACGCTTTCGGCTCGATGA
- the mreC gene encoding rod shape-determining protein MreC, which translates to MIIVMSLVALIQVSAARSGSASPITVAGTTAAALLEGAASAVIGGVRAGSRGLVDLPQLERENGALRAENTAIEQENARLHEQVVAYSQQLALAPRMAEYRNAIAARIIGFPPENEVRSVTINRGTRNGVSRDDGVLAAGGVVGRIVEAGPFTSKVALITDFTSSIPAIVQRGRYWGIAKGNAASVRLEYVSQDAPLRVGDRVVTGEARSFHSGALIGTIVRIERSDASLYETAIVKPAVDLSSLDRVVVVPK; encoded by the coding sequence GTGATTATCGTCATGTCGCTCGTTGCGCTGATCCAGGTAAGCGCCGCCCGCAGCGGCTCCGCGAGCCCGATCACCGTTGCCGGTACGACGGCCGCGGCACTCCTGGAGGGGGCCGCGAGCGCCGTCATCGGCGGCGTCCGCGCCGGCTCGCGCGGGCTCGTCGATCTACCGCAGCTCGAACGTGAAAACGGAGCGCTCCGCGCCGAAAATACGGCGATCGAGCAAGAGAATGCCCGCTTACACGAACAAGTCGTCGCCTACAGCCAACAGCTCGCGCTCGCGCCGCGCATGGCCGAATATCGCAATGCGATCGCTGCGCGGATCATCGGCTTTCCGCCGGAGAACGAAGTTCGCAGCGTCACCATCAACCGCGGAACGCGCAACGGCGTGAGCCGCGACGACGGGGTGCTGGCGGCCGGCGGTGTCGTCGGGCGGATCGTCGAGGCCGGGCCGTTCACGAGCAAGGTCGCGTTGATCACCGATTTCACCTCGAGCATTCCCGCGATCGTGCAGCGCGGCCGCTATTGGGGCATCGCCAAAGGGAACGCGGCGAGCGTGCGTCTCGAATACGTTTCGCAGGACGCCCCGCTGCGGGTCGGCGACCGCGTGGTCACGGGCGAGGCCCGTTCCTTTCACTCCGGTGCGCTCATCGGCACGATCGTCCGGATAGAGCGCTCGGATGCGAGCCTCTACGAAACCGCGATCGTCAAGCCCGCCGTCGATCTTTCGAGTCTCGACCGCGTTGTCGTTGTCCCGAAGTAA
- a CDS encoding Maf family protein → MNLDRIVLASASPRRLELLRSLHLDVTVVPSAYDEPEHPGIAPHELAVAHARNKAGDVRRAYARDVVVAADTVVDVDGLAYGKPKDALDARRMLQILSGRTHRVHTAFAVSVPQRDDLVEACSSTAVTFYALDDAEIARYVAGGEPMDKAGAYGIQGYGATLVERIDGDFYTVMGFPLARFVRSLRRLGFTFPVANPHAKSP, encoded by the coding sequence ATGAATCTCGATCGAATCGTACTCGCGAGCGCATCGCCGCGACGGCTGGAACTGCTGCGTTCGCTCCACCTCGACGTCACGGTCGTTCCGAGCGCGTACGACGAGCCCGAGCATCCCGGCATCGCGCCGCACGAGCTCGCGGTCGCGCACGCGCGCAACAAAGCCGGCGACGTGCGCCGCGCCTACGCGCGCGACGTCGTCGTCGCGGCCGACACGGTCGTCGATGTAGACGGGCTCGCGTACGGTAAACCGAAAGATGCGCTGGACGCGCGACGCATGCTGCAAATACTTTCCGGACGCACGCATCGCGTGCACACCGCGTTTGCCGTGAGCGTGCCGCAGCGAGACGATCTCGTCGAAGCGTGCTCGAGCACCGCCGTCACGTTCTACGCGCTCGACGACGCGGAGATCGCACGGTACGTTGCCGGCGGCGAGCCGATGGATAAAGCCGGCGCGTACGGAATTCAAGGGTACGGCGCGACGCTGGTCGAGCGCATCGACGGAGACTTTTACACCGTCATGGGCTTTCCGTTAGCGAGATTCGTGCGGTCGCTGCGCCGCCTGGGTTTTACGTTCCCGGTAGCGAACCCTCACGCGAAGAGCCCCTAA
- a CDS encoding DUF3465 domain-containing protein translates to MRKMLTAAIAMLLAGCSGGGAPGVRAAMDACSRGAAHVEVRDSGTVVRVLGTRESRSGRHEGFVVRLNGIELRVEDNADITGPIPLRAGEPIALQGQYECNDGVIHWTHHDPRFRHPAGYIEVGGTHYQ, encoded by the coding sequence ATGCGTAAGATGCTCACCGCGGCGATCGCGATGTTGCTCGCCGGCTGTTCCGGGGGCGGCGCACCCGGCGTACGCGCGGCGATGGATGCGTGTTCGCGCGGCGCGGCACACGTGGAAGTGCGCGATTCCGGCACCGTCGTTCGCGTGCTCGGCACGCGTGAATCGCGCAGCGGGCGCCACGAAGGGTTCGTCGTACGCCTCAACGGCATCGAACTGCGCGTGGAAGACAACGCGGATATAACCGGGCCGATCCCACTGCGCGCCGGCGAACCGATCGCGTTGCAGGGCCAATACGAATGTAACGACGGCGTCATCCATTGGACGCATCACGATCCGCGTTTTCGCCACCCGGCCGGCTACATCGAGGTCGGGGGAACGCACTACCAATGA
- the nadD gene encoding nicotinate-nucleotide adenylyltransferase: protein MKLGIFGGTFDPVHNAHLFVAESARRLEELDRVVFVPTNHTHYRDGARANSAHRCAMILGAIASNRRFALDDTDLRDDATGYTADLLPRLKLKYPDATLTFITGADSLASNAWVRFEEVVDALDAFVVAPRAGIAMEAVSRAIAVLPQRLRDRVKALNLPEIPESATLIRTLLAQGKSVRYLVPEPVWQYISAHHLYGIAAADDA from the coding sequence GTGAAACTCGGAATCTTCGGCGGAACGTTCGACCCGGTCCACAACGCGCATCTGTTCGTTGCCGAATCCGCTCGCCGGCTCGAAGAGCTCGATCGGGTAGTGTTCGTTCCGACGAATCACACGCACTACCGCGACGGCGCGCGGGCGAATAGCGCGCACCGCTGCGCGATGATCCTCGGCGCGATCGCGAGCAATCGCCGTTTCGCGCTCGACGATACCGATCTGCGCGACGACGCCACCGGCTACACCGCCGATCTGCTGCCGCGGCTCAAGCTGAAGTACCCGGATGCGACGCTGACGTTTATCACCGGCGCGGATTCGCTCGCGAGCAATGCGTGGGTGCGCTTTGAGGAAGTCGTCGACGCGCTCGATGCCTTCGTGGTGGCGCCGCGCGCGGGAATCGCGATGGAAGCCGTCTCCCGCGCCATCGCCGTCTTGCCCCAGCGCCTGCGCGATCGCGTCAAAGCCTTGAACCTGCCGGAGATTCCCGAGAGCGCCACGCTGATACGCACGCTGCTCGCGCAAGGAAAGTCCGTGCGCTACCTCGTCCCCGAGCCGGTGTGGCAATACATCTCCGCCCACCATCTCTACGGTATCGCGGCCGCCGACGATGCGTAA
- the obgE gene encoding GTPase ObgE, with product MQFIDEATITVAAGGGGDGIVGWRREKYVPKGGPAGGDGGHGGTVYLEATPELSTLVEFRFKRQFAGEAGRAGGGSNKSGKAGEDLVIFVPVGTLVYRTLDEQPEAFLVDLKTAGERVVVAKGGRGGLGNQHFATSKRQAPHFAEKGEPGQRCALRLELRLLADCGVIGLPNAGKSTLLSVVSAARPKIADYPFTTLEPQLGVVRISEEESFVMVDVPGLIEGAHEGAGLGDQFLRHIERTRVLVHLLDGGKPLDEILHDKEIIERELVAWNPKLGEKPALLVVSKLDLPDAQERLGELRASFPEIRGVSSATGEGVREMLFAAWKTIAATPLPEVVVPEAPRIVLKPNEPFTIAKDDDVFVIAGERVERLASMTDFDADEGLARFEQILAKMGVDKKLRELGAKEGDTVRIGGFEFTYS from the coding sequence GTGCAATTTATCGACGAGGCCACAATCACGGTGGCGGCGGGCGGCGGCGGCGACGGCATCGTCGGCTGGCGGCGCGAGAAGTACGTGCCCAAGGGCGGCCCGGCCGGCGGCGACGGCGGGCACGGCGGCACCGTCTATCTCGAGGCGACCCCCGAGCTCTCCACACTGGTCGAGTTCCGCTTTAAGCGCCAGTTCGCCGGCGAAGCCGGCAGAGCCGGCGGCGGCTCCAACAAGTCGGGCAAGGCCGGCGAGGATCTCGTCATCTTCGTTCCGGTCGGCACGCTCGTCTACCGTACGCTCGACGAACAGCCCGAAGCCTTTCTCGTGGACCTCAAGACCGCCGGCGAACGCGTCGTCGTCGCCAAGGGCGGCCGCGGCGGCCTCGGCAACCAGCATTTTGCCACCAGCAAGCGCCAGGCGCCCCACTTCGCCGAGAAGGGCGAGCCCGGGCAGCGTTGCGCGCTGCGTCTCGAGCTGCGCCTGCTCGCCGATTGCGGCGTTATCGGTCTGCCCAACGCAGGCAAGTCGACGCTGCTCTCGGTCGTCTCCGCGGCCCGCCCGAAGATCGCCGACTATCCCTTTACCACCCTCGAGCCGCAGCTCGGCGTCGTGCGTATCTCCGAGGAAGAGTCGTTCGTTATGGTCGACGTGCCCGGATTGATCGAAGGCGCGCATGAAGGCGCCGGTCTCGGCGACCAATTCTTGCGTCACATCGAACGGACGCGCGTGCTCGTGCACCTGCTCGACGGCGGCAAACCGCTCGACGAGATTCTGCACGACAAAGAGATCATCGAACGCGAACTCGTCGCCTGGAATCCCAAACTCGGCGAGAAGCCGGCGCTGCTGGTCGTGAGTAAACTCGATCTCCCCGACGCGCAAGAGCGCCTCGGCGAACTGCGCGCCAGCTTCCCCGAGATTCGCGGCGTCAGCTCCGCCACCGGCGAAGGCGTGCGCGAGATGCTCTTCGCCGCGTGGAAGACGATTGCGGCGACGCCCCTGCCCGAGGTGGTCGTGCCGGAAGCGCCGCGCATCGTGCTCAAACCGAACGAGCCGTTTACGATCGCCAAGGACGACGACGTCTTCGTCATCGCCGGCGAACGCGTCGAACGCTTGGCGTCGATGACCGACTTCGACGCCGACGAGGGTCTCGCGCGCTTCGAACAAATTCTCGCGAAGATGGGCGTCGACAAAAAACTCCGCGAACTGGGCGCGAAAGAGGGCGACACGGTTCGCATCGGGGGCTTCGAGTTCACGTACTCGTGA
- the rpmA gene encoding 50S ribosomal protein L27, with protein sequence MFQFDLQLFASKKGAGSTRNGRDSNAQRLGVKRFGGQVVVAGNILIRQRGTKFYPGENVGIGKDHTLFALVDGTVEFATHRNRKHVHVRSAAA encoded by the coding sequence ATGTTCCAGTTCGATCTCCAGCTTTTTGCCTCAAAAAAGGGCGCCGGCTCCACTCGCAACGGTCGCGACTCCAACGCGCAGCGCCTCGGCGTCAAGCGCTTCGGCGGTCAGGTCGTGGTCGCGGGCAATATCCTGATTCGTCAGCGCGGCACCAAATTTTACCCCGGCGAGAACGTCGGCATCGGCAAGGACCACACGCTCTTTGCCTTGGTGGACGGCACCGTCGAGTTTGCGACGCATCGCAATCGCAAGCACGTGCACGTCCGCTCGGCGGCCGCCTAA
- a CDS encoding PP2C family protein-serine/threonine phosphatase: protein MSDPGASPIISSVHSLSRAISALTRGENEQQHFELAAQRIQHALLDIAIPSVPGFDMGMCAEPARLVGGDYIDLYKSPAGALVFGLGDASGKSLAAALNSLMLRYLVRGLVRALDADDLVSVVTHANVVLYEDMADDDFITFLLGAVDCDTGQLRVVNAGHEPPLILARDAQDTITLDCHDIVLGISETTDYRQEEYLLRPGDTAVFYTDGLTEATDTHGEMYTIAGLKKELVRSRHLSAQDLATAMFEAVKSYAVAPLRDDSTIFILRRTTV, encoded by the coding sequence GTGAGCGACCCCGGCGCATCACCAATCATCTCGTCCGTGCACTCCCTGAGCAGGGCGATATCGGCGCTCACGCGCGGCGAGAACGAACAGCAGCATTTTGAGCTTGCCGCGCAGCGCATCCAACATGCACTGTTGGACATCGCGATTCCGAGCGTACCCGGATTCGATATGGGAATGTGTGCCGAGCCGGCGCGTCTCGTGGGCGGCGACTATATCGATCTCTACAAGTCGCCGGCCGGCGCACTCGTCTTTGGCCTCGGGGATGCATCGGGAAAGTCATTGGCCGCCGCGCTGAATTCGCTGATGCTTCGCTATCTCGTGAGAGGACTCGTTCGAGCGCTAGACGCCGACGATCTCGTCTCGGTCGTTACGCATGCAAATGTCGTCTTGTATGAAGACATGGCCGATGATGATTTCATTACATTTCTACTCGGTGCGGTCGACTGCGATACGGGCCAACTTCGAGTCGTAAATGCCGGCCACGAACCGCCGTTGATTCTCGCCCGCGATGCGCAGGACACCATCACGCTCGATTGCCACGATATCGTCCTCGGTATTTCCGAAACGACGGACTATCGGCAAGAGGAGTACCTGCTCCGACCTGGCGACACGGCCGTCTTCTACACGGATGGACTCACCGAGGCGACCGACACACACGGTGAGATGTACACGATCGCCGGATTAAAGAAGGAACTCGTTCGTTCGCGCCATCTGAGCGCTCAAGATCTCGCGACGGCAATGTTTGAAGCGGTGAAATCCTACGCCGTGGCCCCGCTTCGCGACGATTCGACGATCTTTATCCTGCGACGGACGACGGTCTGA